The following coding sequences lie in one Arachis stenosperma cultivar V10309 chromosome 5, arast.V10309.gnm1.PFL2, whole genome shotgun sequence genomic window:
- the LOC130979509 gene encoding zinc finger CCCH domain-containing protein 62, producing MDAGRGKRAVIVISSEEEEEDNDDEYEEDAGDGDDDYTDRDDSSESDDTGNGHNDDGDDDESLANKVVALLREGNDIESLKLRECKAYLRKHGLRISGTRAVCVARIQEHWGLKDGNGYNLYPRSSFIINCTGDVCKGDVVLFRQKVYEKFEKKTRNGRVIGSRTVAGRVVKESYGAAKQQHTFTVEVLWSSGDRKLPPLFPLLIKGRNLYKLKTYRQRWKNEADRVKVLSEKHRRGEAARSVRAMRQKKKHGYANVSKGIKRQHETQNTKPSKKRRSSEQDKLRDVGGRRRAQEAASSTHTTRMENATSRFTRGWHTSAEFENYQVPVHPFYADYQHHSYPSQNNSQYRNRNGPSEFFYNERDHIPYITGFPFFRPHVGQFASRSQVPNNSHLARTNPRYL from the exons ATGGATGCTGGTAGAGGAAAGCGCGCAGTGATTGTGATCTCTtccgaagaagaagaagaagataatgaTGATGAATATGAGGAAGACGCGGGCGACGGGGACGACGATTACACCGATCGCGATGACTCGTCCGAatccgatgacactggcaatgGTCACAACGATGACGGCGACGATGATGAGTCCCTCGCCAACAAAGTCGTCGCCCTCCTTCGAG AAGGAAATGACATAGAATCGTTGAAATTGAGAGAATGCAAAGCCTATTTGCGGAAACACGGCCTCAGGATATCTGGGACTAGAGCTGTTTGTGTTGCGAGGATACAGGAGCATTGGGG GTTAAAAGATGGAAACGGATACAATCTCTACCCGAGATCATCCTTTATCATTAATTGCACTG GTGATGTCTGCAAGGGAGATGTCGTTTTGTTCAGACAGAAGGTTTATGAGAA GTTTGAGAAAAAGACTCGGAATGGAAGAGTTATAGGAAGCAGAACTGTTGCTGGGAGAGTTGTTAAGGAAAGCTACGGTGCAGCTAAACAACAACACACCTTTACT GTTGAGGTGCTTTGGAGTAGTGGGGATAGGAAATTACCTCCACTTTTTCCTTTGCTTATAAAGGGCCGAAATCTCTATAAACTGAAAACATATAGACAG AGATGGAAAAATGAAGCCGATAGAGTTAAAGTGCTTTCTGAGAAGCACAGACGAGGTGAAGCTGCAAGGTCTGTGAGGGCAATGAGGCAAAAGAAGAAACACGGTTATGCAAATGTATCTAAAG GTATAAAGCGGCAGCATGAAACCCAGAATACAAAACCATCAAAAAAGAGAAGATCATCTGAACAAGATAAGCTTAGGGATGTTGGTGGCCGTAGAAGAGCTCAAGAGGCTGCTTCATCAACTCATACAACACGAATGGAGAATGCAACTTCGAGGTTTACAAGGGGATGGCATACGTCTGCTGAATTTGAGAATTATCAAGTTCCAGTTCATCCATTTTATGCTGATTATCAACACCACTCATATCCATCCCAGAACAACTCTCAATACAGGAATAGGAATGGTCCAAGTGAATTCTTTTATAACGAGAGGGACCATATTCCATATATAACTGGATTCCCATTTTTCAGGCCTCATGTAGGTCAATTCGCATCTAGATCACAGGTGCCTAACAATAGTCATCTTGCTCGCACAAACCCTAGATATCTTTGA